In the Nitrospirota bacterium genome, one interval contains:
- a CDS encoding sigma-54-dependent Fis family transcriptional regulator — MGQTILLADDDYEMRYAMSETLRRCGYTVEVAACGDEAIQKISLRKFDMVITDVRMANGDGVTVLKEVKRRSPDVPIVLITAYGTIDNAVEAMKLGAFDYIMKPFSVDALEDLVRRGIESARVINNNSNEEGRTAGIVTKDPGMLRLLKTAEEIAFSDVTVLIEGESGTGKEMLARFIHRRSYRAECPFVAINCAAIPDGLLESELFGHEKGAFTGAVSKRNGKFIQANTGTILLDEVGEMSLPLQAKLLRVLQERQVDTIGGREPVYVDIRVIATTNRSLKKEVEEGRFREDLYYRLNVFPMLLPPLRDRKVDIPELTDHFIKKHQDKRLRGNKDLVTKVAGEARDLLVNHDWKGNIRELENIIERAILIAEGDTLLPGHMMIDDSRENQNAPSSISAGMSVREMETALILKTLEEVNWNRTRAAKLLNIGVRTLRNKLSEYREEGIIL; from the coding sequence ATGGGGCAGACGATACTTCTGGCGGATGACGACTATGAAATGCGATATGCTATGAGTGAAACACTCAGGAGATGCGGGTATACAGTAGAAGTAGCCGCCTGCGGAGACGAGGCTATACAGAAAATTTCATTAAGAAAATTTGATATGGTTATAACTGATGTTAGGATGGCGAATGGTGACGGAGTCACTGTATTAAAGGAGGTCAAGAGACGCTCACCGGATGTCCCTATAGTCCTTATTACTGCATACGGAACAATTGATAATGCCGTAGAGGCCATGAAGCTGGGCGCTTTTGACTATATAATGAAACCTTTTTCTGTTGATGCGCTTGAGGATTTAGTCAGGCGGGGTATTGAGTCGGCCCGGGTAATAAATAATAATTCAAATGAAGAAGGACGTACCGCCGGGATTGTAACAAAAGACCCGGGGATGCTCAGGTTGTTGAAGACAGCTGAAGAGATAGCATTCAGTGATGTAACAGTTCTAATAGAGGGTGAGAGCGGCACCGGGAAAGAGATGCTTGCCAGGTTTATTCACAGGAGGAGTTACAGGGCAGAGTGCCCTTTTGTGGCAATAAATTGCGCAGCAATACCTGACGGGCTCCTTGAGAGCGAATTATTTGGTCATGAGAAGGGGGCATTTACAGGAGCTGTCAGTAAACGAAATGGTAAATTCATCCAGGCTAACACCGGTACGATCCTTCTGGATGAGGTTGGAGAGATGAGCCTGCCGCTTCAGGCCAAGTTGTTGAGGGTACTGCAGGAGAGGCAGGTTGATACCATAGGCGGGAGGGAACCTGTATATGTAGACATCCGCGTGATAGCCACTACAAACAGATCTCTTAAAAAGGAGGTCGAAGAGGGCAGGTTCAGGGAGGATCTTTATTATAGACTAAATGTATTTCCTATGCTGCTTCCTCCACTTAGAGATAGAAAGGTTGATATACCCGAACTTACAGATCACTTTATAAAAAAACACCAGGACAAGAGATTACGCGGGAATAAAGATCTCGTGACAAAGGTCGCCGGCGAGGCTCGCGATCTATTGGTAAATCATGATTGGAAGGGGAACATTAGAGAACTTGAAAATATAATTGAGAGGGCTATCCTCATTGCAGAAGGCGATACACTTCTGCCGGGTCATATGATGATTGATGACAGCAGAGAAAACCAGAATGCCCCATCATCAATATCTGCAGGAATGTCAGTAAGGGAAATGGAAACGGCCCTTATTCTAAAGACACTCGAGGAGGTTAACTGGAACAGGACCAGGGCTGCAAAATTGTTGAACATAGGTGTCCGGACTCTTAGAAACAAGTTGAGCGAATATCGGGAGGAAGGAATTATTTTATAA